The Eublepharis macularius isolate TG4126 chromosome 7, MPM_Emac_v1.0, whole genome shotgun sequence sequence GATACTGTGCCCCCCCAATCAAAAATCATCccctaccaaaaaacaaaaacctcgGATGCTAGTGAGATGTTGTCCCCTCTCTGACATGCTGAGGACTTGTGGGAAAATCAGAAAACAGATCTGGTCAGTTTAGTGAAATGATCAGGAACTGGAATGGTTTCCCATATGGTGATATTAAAGTTATTATAGCATAGAATGATTGTGAAATTAGAAAAGTGATACCCGCACATGGTTTttgacaaggagattctcctgcaaaaaagaataaaagaccATTACATTAAAATTGTTAGTACAAGATACCCGTTATAACTATATTATGATTTTCATGCTTTCAAACAGTGGGCAGTATGAGTTACATCACTAAGCTGTTGTGCGTTGATTTTTGCTTGCATGATCTGAGGTGTACAGGTAACAGAGCTGTACTTCAACTCATCTATCTTTTCTAAAGCCAGAGCCAGCTGATATTTACATGTGATGTCGTATATGATGCAGTTGTTTGCACGTCTTTTTAAGTTGTAAGACTTCATTTTCATTTAGCCCGGGCTTCAGTGACAGGCCTCTCCCTATTaaggattatttattttatttatttacattatttatagtcaccACAGACAACATGTATGGgccgttgttgattttgcccgtttacagggtggcacctgcagaaggccctgttcagatgagcaaaggcaGATGatatggagagaggtggtcctgtagatttGAGCGGCCAAGACCGTGTATGTTACGGTATTTTAAACGATTCTTTTAATcaaaataactttaaaactgCTAATCTTTACTTAAACAGGCCAACTGAGTCTGCATACTAGTACAGGAAAATAAATCTACTCTCGAGAATGCAGATGCATACAACAGCTAGATACAGATGTTGCTAAATTAGTTACAATTTACAAAATGCTACACTATATATGCTTTTAGTTTTTTATGTGGGATACACATTTGCAGTACAGTGAGAAACTTCACTTTATAGAGAAAATGTGTGTATGGGCAGTGCTTTGGTATCTAACATAGTCTAACACAGCTTTACTCATAAGTATAGGTTGTTCAAAATGTAGTTTAATGGATCATTAATTAACCACGAAACAGCAAAACTTAATGAAAGTATTTTTATTAGACAGATGAGTCCCTGTTCAATTTTCTTCTCCAATCAGATTCTTGTGTGCAACTCTGCCCGCCTGCACCTCCAGGTCATCTTCTCTCCCCCGGGCCAATTTCATAAGAACACCGCCTTCCGTGGCTCCTAAAGGCTCAAAATAGCCATTGTCCATTTCTGTTACTGTCCTTTCATCAGAAAAGTTGCAACATTTAAGATCGCAATCCGGCTAGTGTGGTCTGCCTGAGTCGCCTGTATAATCAGAACCACGGCAGGAACCACTACAGCAATAGAGGTTAGGCCTCCTCTTTTTACCGTGGGTTTTGAGTAACAATAATCTTCAGAGCTCTGTATAATTCTTGGGGGAAACACCCTCTGGTTCTTCATGTTCTCCCTGAGTCTCCTTGTCTCCATGTCTGATCTGCTTTTCAGCATGTTCTGCCAGTTTCAGTTCCAGAAATTTGCACAGGTCTGCCCCCTTGACCTCCATCACGGATAACCCTGTCACATCTATAGAGGGGGTATAGTCTCTGCAGCTATCCTTTTGGAACAGGACAACCAAACCACAGCGATAGCAACAGCCGGGGCTTAACTTTTCACAAACATGGCTAGCCAGAAGGTTAAAATCGACAGGCCTGTCCCACACCTgtgttaaaagaaaaacatttttagaaTTGTTTCTCTAGCCACCCTACATTCTTTCAGGAAGCCTTTTTGCCACACTTACATCGGGGAATAAAGCCTGCACACAGGGGCGCCTCTCTTCTTCCCCCTTGTCGGGATGTTCCGGTGTTTGTGCTCGAGATGGAAGTGGTTCTTTTACTcctcccagggtctcaggctccGCTTTGATCCTTGAATCTCCAGTGGTCTTGTGTTCCGCATCAGGCCGGGATGGGTCTGCGAATTCTCCCTGTTCCTCAGCATCCAGAGCTTGAACAGCTGGTAGGCTCGCGCTGTACATGCTACAATCCGTTTCCACCTTCTCAGGGGTGGCCACGGCCCACTCATCCTTCCCTAACTGTCAGAAAAAAGACACGCGTATAAGTTTTCTATTTCACCTCTAGACACccgctcccccctttttaaagaaaaacttacATCCCGGTATAAACCCTGAATGCGTGGGGGCCCCTGTACTTTCGTAGGCTCTGCTTCCTGACCCTCTGCTGCAGCATCCATCACACTTTCCATCTCCTCTGCCTCTTCATCACCGTCATCATCACCTCTCAAGCAACTGTATTTCTGCCAAAACGCTATTTCCCCACAGTAATCACAACACTCTGGGTACACTTCTTTGTGAGCCACTTCGACTATTTCTGTAAACACCCGCCAAGCCACTTCATGCTCATCCAGctacaagagaaaaagaaaggcctGTTTTTCTACTCCGTGATTCTTTCCCTTCCCCGCTTTCCTTCGGTACTTACCCCCTGTACTAAAAATTGAACACACTCTGGTCTGTCAAATTTAGGATCTAGTTTCTTCCCACATTTTACATCTCCTTTGCAGGGCACTTCGCAAGGAGCCTGCATTTCTTCCACGACCACGAACCCCTTCAGCTCTACAGGTTTCATTTCTTCCACAGCCCCAATCCCTTCTAGCTCCGCAGGGTTcatttctttgtaaatttgcacctCCTCCTCAGTGGCACAGCTTGCCCCTCAACAACACCTGCAGCAGATGCCCTCTGACCCCATTTTTAAAGAGAATCCCCTGCCACACCACACACCCCTCATTGGCTCATTTAAATTAGACTAGATACATCCTGCATAGCGGGGGAGGGGTTCACGGCGTTCCCCTCATTGGGGTGCATTCGCAGTGGTGTCACATGGCCCACCAAAAAGAAACGGAGTGACGCCACAAACCGGGCCTACCTGGCGGGGGAGAGTTACCCTAAATTCCCAAAATTGCCGCAATCACCCCATAAACAGTACCATGCCATTGAGACAAATCTATAGATGTGTCACATGCtgtccaaaatgaaacacaccgaCTCTGCACCCTGGTCTACCTAGTAGAGATGGTTTACCAAAAATCACCAAAACAGCTCAGATCGCCCCGATAGCTGTACCATGTGGTCCCCCTCATTGAGACAAATTCGTAGACATGTCACATGCAGTCCAAAAGCGCAACAATGCGACCCCCGCACCTCGGCCTACCTCGTAGGGGCAGTTTACCAAAAATCTCTTCCTGAGGGCCCCCCCCCATCTCCGAGAAGGCTGGGCATTTTAGAGCACCCCCCCCCTCAGGAACATGTTTTTTACCTGTTTTTTCATTCTTTATTGAATTCAATAGAATAAGGTTACAcctgagaatatggaataagtaTCAAACCGAAATTGTCCCCGAAGGCTCATTGTGGATTTCACCACAAGAAGCCATCTAAAGAAAGGAAATGATAACTAAACAGGACTGGTCAACTTAGTAGTGTTTTTGGAAGAGGCGTGTAAATTGAATTATTAGCTGAGGGTTACAAATGTCAGTGGTTCTTTTATGCACAAttgttagaaaggtttaaattggacaaaaaagaatggggatttcagcaagagatggcagattttgaaaaagaaatggaaatcatataataaagaaaatgtataaactgttgttgaaatttgatacagaggaaGAATCTGTCAAACAAAGTGGGCATAGagttttgggtataatatacagaTGGATCAAGATGTCAGTTAAgggcctcaaatttactttgtgtcCCACTCAGGAGAATTTTTACAAAACAATGTACTGGTGGTATTGCAAAAATGGCCATGggtgtctcaaataaatgttggagatgtgaacaacaggaaggaacatctttggtggacttgcaacaatgcaaaaaaaaaaaatggttacaaGCACATAGGTTAATGCAGATAATCTTAAAGGTTAATAGaaccagagttctatttgttggatattatggacaataaattggaaaaagagcacggtatttttattttagatataGTAACAGAGGCATGGCTCTTCTATACTCAAAATGGTAGTTCATGgagattggactggaaagattAGTTGAGATGGTCAGGCTTACAGTGTTAATTGGAGATAAAAcactctatattcatggcaagttggaagccctttatggactatctgagAGAGGCAATGAaaaatgatttgtggctttgatttttaagaataaggttctgagatatcaagCAGAAGAGACACtgaaaaagatattaatgagccggcaagctgattgataataaagagaGCAGTGTTGTAGGCAAGAAACTGTAACGGATTAATAATATACCTgttatgtttcttactgtttttactttgtagattgatttgtaggccattctcgggcctttgtagttgtcttcttgttatATTTCACATTCTTTCTCTTGTTCATTCTTCTAACTttcccacaataaaaataaaaatattttttttaaaaaagaaccgtGTTACACCCATTTCCATGGTATTAATTCACACGTTAAGCTTGCATAACCCCTATGGGGTGATTGGTttagctgttgctgttgctgtggagcataataataattgatgtactcttatcaccttgaataaaataatcagaaatgttgtatgtgaacaatatggctAAAAGTCgtgttgtgtattgtgtttggtcagTGTTACTGGGtttgtattgttcttgcagggctgttaATTCCCCGAGAAGGGGGCAGAAACATGGGTTCCTTTAGCTTCAAATTGGAAAGACTCTCTCACTCGATgggatctgacaagttgaactgtttaccttttcaaagacattgttggctgaaagtttctgaatggttgcacttatgagtttagttaaagaaaaaaaatagttgtattgtattcattgttaaaagtttttcttaacttacaattgCGTGAAAGTCCTAAGCCTCATAGAACCCCCGTTACACTTGCCTTTAATTTTCCCTGCTGGAATATTAAAGATTGTAGCTTTGCCCCTGATACAGCCTGACTAATCATACTATTCAGAAGTAATCCCGCTCCCCTCCAGAAAGGATAGAGGGACAAACAGACCTAACTGGTTCCCCCCCAAAACTTATTTCAGCTGTCCCTACTCCCTCTCTTTGAGAGCTTCCCCCTTGCTTGAGGCAGCCTGGAATCAGAGAGGAGAATGTGGGACGGTGGACTGAAATGTTGATTGGGGCATTTCTGTGTActgaatgatggggggggggagaaggactaCTTGCTCAGTGACTCCACAAAACTCTACAGCTAGCAATGTGGAGGTGGGGTGCTTCTGGCACCTGTGGGAACTTGGGGCTCTCTTAAGGACTGCTTTACACAGGGTGGGTGATAAGCACgaattccccccttcctttcctacaCTGTGGTCTCGTTGGCTGAGGTTtgcccctcctctttccttcctccagccGCGGGCTCCTAGCTCTAGTTTAAAACTCAGAAGGCAGCTGCGCTCTCTtacttctttctttgttttcaaagagagaagaaaaacctccttttaaaaatttgcactgtATTTTTGcacgtttttattttttaaagggaagaaaaaagaaccaGCGTTGAAATGGGTTCTCTGCCTCTTTCCAGGGTTTTTAAAGGCTGCTTGCATGCTTTAAAAAAGACGACGCTTGGGGTTAGAGATTCTGACTGGTAAGTGCTTAGAAGCAGCTTGTTTGGGGGAGGAAGAaaatggctctctctctctctctctctggttttaACCTGCCTTAGTTACCCGGAGAAAGGGTTCTAGGAGTTTTTtaagctgtgtttttaaaaaacctctaaaGACGACGCGGAGGGGAAGGGTAGCAAAAGTCTCCTTTTTTCATTCCCATAGCTGTCTCTGCTGCCGGGTCttgaaagggggagagagggagctgAGAGAACCTCCTCTCACGCACACAAGCTGcttttccacacacacccaattGCTGTCAAAACAACAAAAGTTTTTCCATAgaactccttttctctctctctccatcattGTTATTCCCCAAAAACTTACATACAAGCCCCTGTGAAACACAGTTGGCTTTTCCATAAaacagttttttgtttttctctacgCCTATTCAAAATCATAAGCACACGGTGAAACACAGGTTTCCCAAGTCAAAAAGCCCACTGCCCCTCAACACACTGCCTTCTGCACcaaccactgggggtggggggtggtcatGGTGCATGAATAGAGGGTGCATACAGTACCCCTTAGGACCTATAGGGAGCTTGGGTGCTAGATCTGGTCCCAGCTTTCTACCGTAGCACCCACAAACTAAAAACCCATTTCTATGGGTCTGGGGGAGCAAaatgaggggtcacatgaaccagccaggctcttctagggagcaggggggctggtcTGCCCCCCAATTTTCTACCCTAGCACCCCATAAACTCAAAACTCTTTCCTCTTGGTCCACAGGGGCAGGCGGGGCTCGTAGAGGGGTCACAGGGAGCTGCTAGGCCCTCCCGGTCACGTGGGGTACTGCTTCCGGGGTCTAGAGGTGGGACTTCTGCCCCAGAAAGGGGCggggcacctgtcactttttTGTTATGACATGAGGTACCCCCCTTATTCTTCTAACAATCTCTTTTCCTAAAATACACTGGCACAGGTCAGATGTTACACAGGGTTTTTAATCTCCACAGCTCGAATGTTGGGCGTTACTTCAGAAAGGTGGCACTGAGGTGTCCAGTGATTTATTCACTATATTTTAGTGTGCTTTCTGGCCAAATATGGTTACCAGTAACTGGAAAATAAGAACTATTAGAGTTCAATTAAAATGTTTCATGGGCTCTTTCCTGCTATCTCTCTGACTCCATCAGTAGGAGGTAGAAGATGGCAGAGGGAAGGTTGCTAACTCTGTCTTGGGAGGTTCCAGGAAtttggggggcagtgcctgggttgggtggagtttgggggagtgAGAGAGCTCACTGGAAATGTGATACCCTaaagtattatttatttgttaatctgtttattttattagatttttagtctgctcaCCCCACAAGTGCACTCAGAGCAGCACACAGCATAATAATATCCATAAAAAGATCAAAACAATGGTAGCAATGATATTATATTaagcagaggtcatttcgtagaaaaagagctggaggaactcattagcataaatcattagcatatgccattccTCTTGCCataaccagaagtgtgtcattagtataactgatttgcatatgccacacctcctgacatcacctatcctggctgttttggacccaatcctggccattcagggctgaaattgggcccaaaatggcagaaaggggctgaaaatggctgaaagggggccccaaatggtcagaatcgggccactgatgaacgggagagtgatccgtcacccatcagaggcctgatccaggccatttcggccccagtccaggccaaaatgggccccaaatggccaagagtcaggtgggttgggccacctgccatgtgacctctttggggaactgctggaactgcgttcctgtgcattccccctcaaaatgagccctgatattAAGACATCATAGTAGAGTGCACATAATATATAGAGTAGTCCCTCTAAAACTGTGTTCCCTgcagggaacttatctctgtagtctggagctcagttgtatcTGGGAGCACTTCaggcccacctggaagttggcaacccgagGAGAAGGGGTGTCAGAGCTCGATCGAGGCATGATGGCGGGCTGCCTGGCTGCTTCCTCTCTCCTCTCTGCTGGCCCCATTGATGTAATGCTGGAGAGGGAGGATTCTCAGCTAAGCTGCATCCTGGCAAGACGGTAGAGCATCTGGCTGCTTCCTCTCCTCTTTCTCATGGTCCTGTAGTTGAGACGCTGCAGGTTAAGAATTGTTAGCCAGAGCTTGCTCTAAGCACAGTGGAGGGATGCCTGTTTGCCTTCTTCCCTCCCTGTGGTGGCCTTATTGATGGCCGTATGATGATGCTGGAGTGTGACCTTGGCAGACTGCTGAATCCCCTCTTTCCCCTGAGGTTTTAAATCTCAGCTCCggaataaaatgaattttgtGGATGTTGTACCTTTGAAAGTATCAGTGGTCCAAAGTGCATTTAAACTCTCCCTCTCACTATAATCCCTGTGCATGCATACCAGTTAAATTGCACCACGACTATCTCTTAAACTCTCCGTAAATGTGCAGTGTGAAACCTCCATTAGGAGGAGGGCTGGATTGTAAATCGTAGGGATCGTATCACTCAAGGTTTGGACAATCTACAGTGGCTTCCAGTTGGTTTCTGgttacaattcaaggtgctggtgttgaccttcaaAGCCAACAtccctgaaggaccatcttctcccttatgaacctacttgACCGCTCTAGTCATCTTTCGAGGCCCTGCGTCAGGTGCCCCCGTTTTCCGAGGTGAGGCAAGCAGCAACCCAGGAGAGTGCCATATtagttgtggtgccaaaactctTGAACTCTTTCCCCTGGCAGGTTcatttgtccccttctgttgccctctcctgtcagcaagtgaagacttttttgtttcgtttGGTATTTCCCTCAGTGATCCATCCTTCCTGACCAATGTTTTGATTGTtgcttttatgtctttgtatatGTTTTAGCTCGGTTTTTAATGATGTATGGGTTTTATGATGTatgctttaatttgttagcttTCTTGATGGCCCTTGTGAGGACAGAAAAATGGGGcattcattttgtaaaaattaataataattacaTAGCGATAGAAATATCACATGCTTGAGCTGAGGATATGGTACCGTTTATATAAAGGTTCTGATTTTCACCCCCCAGCTGCTCATCAGTATCCAAAGACAGAGGAAGAGTTTCCTGTCTTCTTCATTATAGATTTATCACTCTTTGGTCTTTAGCTCCCTCTGGTGACACAAAGATGGTGTGTGTTATATACTAACTGAAATGATTGGAATATTGCTTACAGTATTTTTGAGGATGTATCTTTGCATGTTTTTCTTAATTTGGCAGCAAAGATGAATGGGTGGTAGGGTTGTCAGATCCCCCAAGagccaaactgggggggggggggggaggtggagggaACATGGGACAACAGTGTTTACCCTCAAACACTaagtttggaggcaatttttaatgaatcttCTCTGCACGGTGCAACCCATAGCTTCCTCATTGCAtcagaaaatgacattttccaccaTGATGATGGGTAGCTGTGCTGTCTGCATGCATGCCTCTCCTCAGGTGCCTTCCCTTTTGCCAGCAGGTGAGCAGAgactggaggcaggggatcccccacctgcaCTGGGGATAGCAGACTGCAGCGTTCATATGGAACATCCAAAATAGAATAGAGCAAGCAAGACTCACGTGGGGATCCCCCCAgcgagctcctggaattacagctggtctccagatttcagagaccagttcccctataTGAAATGTCAGCTTctgagggtagactgtatggaattaCAATCCTACtcaactccttcccttccccaaactccatcgtTCCCAGAGTCCCCctccaaatctccgggaattttcAAACTTGGAGTTGGAATCCCTAGAAGAGATGGCCCTTTAGCTGTGTGGAttccaggccatgaagggcttgtaAAGGCTCTGACCGGTACCTTTACTTGAATCTGGAAACAAGCTTGTAGCCAAAGTAGTTGTTTTAAAA is a genomic window containing:
- the LOC129333716 gene encoding uncharacterized protein LOC129333716 gives rise to the protein MDAAAEGQEAEPTKVQGPPRIQGLYRDLGKDEWAVATPEKVETDCSMYSASLPAVQALDAEEQGEFADPSRPDAEHKTTGDSRIKAEPETLGGVKEPLPSRAQTPEHPDKGEEERRPCVQALFPDVWDRPVDFNLLASHVCEKLSPGCCYRCGLVVLFQKDSCRDYTPSIDVTGLSVMEVKGADLCKFLELKLAEHAEKQIRHGDKETQGEHEEPEGVSPKNYTEL